The following are encoded together in the Candidatus Zixiibacteriota bacterium genome:
- a CDS encoding flagellar motor protein MotB, whose protein sequence is MARKRGEIGNEENHERWLLTYADLITLLLAFFVVMYSMSQVDAKKFGKIAEALNGVLKGGESVVPSEAKELDAPKVNQSLLRAGSLKTIKNRVQERFKKLQREDEIQSEITERGLVIHILESALFKDGSATLEPKALEILDLISREIKPLPNHVRIEGHTDDRPIATSLYPSNWELSSARATEVVRYYTNDHALAPSRISALGYGEYRPLVPNNSIENRATNRRVDIVILTMELTLKEPSSQLYGSSDSQ, encoded by the coding sequence AATGAGGAGAACCACGAACGCTGGCTCCTGACTTATGCCGATCTCATAACATTGTTACTCGCCTTTTTTGTCGTCATGTATTCCATGTCTCAGGTCGATGCCAAAAAGTTCGGTAAAATTGCCGAGGCGCTCAACGGCGTTCTCAAAGGCGGGGAGAGTGTCGTTCCCAGTGAGGCTAAAGAGCTTGATGCCCCTAAAGTGAACCAAAGTCTACTGCGCGCCGGAAGTTTGAAGACAATAAAGAATAGAGTACAGGAAAGATTCAAAAAGCTCCAGCGCGAAGACGAGATACAATCTGAAATAACCGAGCGCGGTCTTGTGATTCACATTCTCGAATCAGCATTGTTCAAAGATGGTTCCGCCACTTTAGAGCCGAAGGCCTTGGAGATACTTGATCTGATTTCCCGCGAAATCAAACCACTGCCAAACCATGTACGAATCGAAGGACATACCGATGATCGGCCAATCGCCACTTCGCTATATCCCTCCAACTGGGAGCTTTCATCGGCTCGCGCTACCGAAGTCGTCAGATATTACACAAATGACCATGCCTTAGCCCCCAGCCGCATCTCCGCGCTCGGTTACGGCGAATACCGTCCGCTGGTTCCAAATAATTCAATCGAAAACCGAGCCACAAACCGCCGCGTCGATATCGTTATCCTCACCATGGAACTCACCCTCAAAGAGCCGTCGTCGCAACTCTACGGTTCAAGCGACAGCCAGTAA